The sequence GACTCCGCCAGCAATCGCGCCTTTGTTGACGCTGTGAGAAGTAGCCAAGCCCGAAGATGAGGCCGAGGCTGAGCCGGATGGGAGCGAAGAgactggtgctgctgacaCTGATGTTGAGGTTGCTGCGAGCGATGTGCGTGAGGCCGACAACACCGAGGCTGGCCAAGATCGTGGCGTACTCGCAGAAGTCATCGTGGACGCGCGAGACGCAATCGTCGAGGCCAAAGCTGTCGCAGTTGACGTACTACCCTGAGCGCTGCGCGTGCAATCACCAAAAGTGAAGGTGCGCGGATCGATCGCGCTCACCTGTACAGTGGAAGAGCTGGCCGAAGTGGTCGTCGTGAGAATGTTGCCGTTCATGTCGGTGAGTCCAACGCCGATGCGATACTGTCCGCTGAGTCGAGAGTCGCCGAAGTTGGCCACCTTGTCGTACGTTCCTGGCGAGCCAAACTCACCGCCGGGAAGCGCCGAGTAGAGTAACGAGTAGTTCTGGCCACCCTGTTGTGATACGAAGAAGAGCTCAATGTACGATGAGACGCTCCATTCTGTCTGCGAGAGACCGACACTCCAACTTAGCTGGCTGCAGTTGACGGACTGCACGGAGAATTGCAGAGCGCTGACCGGCAGTGATACTGCTGCAATGAGCAGTGCAACAAGCGCGCTCGTCCGTAATGAGACCATGACGGCAGATGTCTAGGCGTAAACGATCGCAGCGAAGATGGTGATCAAGGAACAAGGTCGAGACGAAAGCAGGCGCTCCAGCGATGAGGGCAAACAGGCCAAACGGACCGGGATGCGATGGTTACAGAGTTGTGCAGAGTCTGGCAATATACACGATCGCTCTTGACGCACAAACGAGCATAGCCAGATGCACGCGGTGAAGTTGAGGATCTAAGCTCAAAGCGGGGCAGGAAGACAAGAGTTCTTCCGTCTGCATGCAGGAAATGGACCAAGGAGAGCCAGACCGCACAAAGAGCGTCGCCGACTGGTCGCGATTGGCATCTTGGGCGTCGACTAGTCTGGACAAGGCTGGTACAATGCAGAAGCTTCAAGTCATCAGTCGACTGCATGCATCTCGCCAAGGGCGCGGTCTGGGAGCCACCGTCGCACTGGCGCCAAAGACATGTTGCCACCATCTGTCTCCGTTTTCGAGCTGACCCGCATTTGCACGCTCCCTCGACCCTCGACCCTTGGCGTTAATTCATTGGGCTAGCGAATGACATTCGCACTGTGACTGTTTTGGACAACAGTTCATGGTATGCCGGCACTCTGCGACAAGCGCAACGCTCGTGAAGCGTCTCTGATCGGGCTATGCTTGATCGTCATGTTGTTGCGCTGTGTTCCTGATGGCGAGCGAccgtctcgtgtctgtctCAGTCTTGAGAGACTTGTCTGCCTGGCCGTGCTGTGCtgccatcgtgaatgccaGATTTTTCCCAGATCAATCGTGGGCAACGCCCAACCCTCGCTTGTGCCGAGGGCGTCGAACGGATTTCAATCTCCGACGCAGGACTCGACTCACGGTAGCCAGACGCTCGCGTTAAGACTTGTGACTCTTGACGGCCACGATTGCCATGCATCTCTctacattcgtgattcacgattcgtgattttgcCCAGAAAGCAGCACTTGCCGGCCACGCATGACTGCTGCCGTCGTGATCTGTGCCTCgcccaatcacgaacgtgATGCCTCCATCAGCCGCACGCTTGTACGAATCCTCCATCCTTTCCACTCAGATATCTTCGAGCTTTGTCCTAAACACAACCACCATCGCTTGTGTCTGCACTTTCCTCTTTCCAAAAACGCATACAGTCAGTTTTTCGTTCAATTGCAGCGCTCATGATGACCTGAGGACAAGCTTGCACGCTGTCTTGCATGACTTGGTCGATATCAGGTGCAATCAACCCTAAACACCAGTGCGGGGAAAAAATACAATTCGAAATGCCAGCAAGGTATCAATATTTGAAAAGAAAACTAACGTTAACGTTATTATAAAAGCCGAATTGGGCTGCTTACACCTCGCTATCAACCTGGAAAAAAAAGAATACCAAAAACCTCTGCGACAAAAACAAATGCATTGACGGGGAATCGAACCCCGGTCGGGACGAATTCGTGGTGAACCTTCGACGAAGGCGGGCTGGCAACGTCCCGTGATACCACTACACTACCAATGCTTAGATGCCTACGCCACCTTGGTGTTGCACTATAAGCCACAAGTCTTCAACAACTGCCAGGAGGGGTTTCCCTCTGCATTCGTGACCAAATTTTGAGAgggtgaatcgtgaatcgtgaatcgtgaatagcgCCATCCAAGTGCCGTGCTACGATCTTGAAAAAAGAACACCTAGAGTGGGCTATCACGATCACGTATTGTGTAGCATTGTGCAGGTCAAGCGTGGTAAAGCACAGACGTTGCAATCAggtgagagagagaggtATCATCTTCTTTTATTGAAATGTTTATGCCATGACAAAGGCTGCacatgaatcatgaatgtcAACATCAGAAGTGGCTACGAGCAGATCAGAGTGTTTCCACCGTCCTGCGAGCCGAGTTTACATGTTGCGATTTTCTTGGAGGCAAAGGGAATGCTTTTATGCTGAATGTTTCTTGTTCCATTTCCTAGCTACTTGAAGCTCTTCCGagtcacaatcgtgaatgttcAGGCCTTGTTGGCGAAACCGACACGGTTGCTGTCAGTGTCAAAGATGGCAACCGTGTTCTGGAGCCACGAGTCACCGGTGACCCAGCCGTTGACGCCAACATTGCCACCAGCGATCGAGAGCACACACTGGCCGTTGTTGGTGGTACCGAACGACGTGGTAGCAGCCGACAGAGACTTGGAGTAGCTGCCGTACTTGAAGGTGATCGTAGGAGGAGAGTTGCAGTTGTAGTAAGCGTACGTGCTGCCGTCCTGCGTGAAGGTAggcaagccgagcttggagaagagctgcttggcctgcGATGTGGGAGCAACAATGATGGTTGTACCCGTGTCGacgatcgactcgatgcTCTGGCCGTTGACCGAAGCGGGCACCTGCCAGAAGCCCCggctcgagtcgatgctCTGGTAGACCGGAGTGCCCGAGTACTTGGCCGAGTTGGTACCGCCAAGGAAGAGTGTCGAGCCCGACGTGCGCAGGTCGAACTGGAACTTGCCCGACGACACGGCGCCGGACTGCTTGAGGCTGTAGAAGTAGGGGGGGTAGTTGGAGCCAAATGCCGAGAGCTGCGGAAGCGCCATGCCCGAGATACCCTGCGAGCCTTCGGACGAGGAGATAAACTCCTGGTTCGAAACACCGATCGCCGCATTCGAGGCAGTCAAGCCAGCAGCATGTACGACGTCAGTGTAGATCGTACCCTGGGCGGTGGTGCCATCGCCGTAAGCGGTAGAGAACTGGTCTCCATTGGTGGCCGAGGTAGACGACTGGCTGGGGTCGTACGCGCCTGGGTTTACGAGCGTGTCTGAAGAGCCAGtgtcaaagtcgatcgGGAAGCTCTGAGCGGGCGTACCGAAGGCCAAAGTACCGGTCCACAGCTCACCATTCTGCTGGTCCGTGAGCCCAATGGTGCCAGTACCACGCTTGGCAAGGTGCTCGGGGAGGTCGCGCTTAGCAGGGTGCACCTTGCCCGTGTTCTTCTCGTAGTTGGAAAAGCTCTTGGAGTACTTTGCACGAAGCCCGTTCATGTGGGCATCCACCTTGGCCCAGTCGATCTCGGACGAGCCTTCTTTGGTGAGCGTGGCACGCTTCGAGATGCCGACCTCGATGCCTCGCTCCTGCTCGACGggagcagcaacggcaagtgccgacgaggcgatcaGACCGGCAACGAAGgagagcttgagctgcatctTGACTGTGTGTAGAGGCTTGTGGGAAGCGTTGTAGAGATGGAGTGGAGGGATATGGGGGTTTGGATTtgagatgatggtgaccTGATGGAATGAGGTGTGAAACGATCTGTCTTTATactcgtcgacgttggtACGAGTATCGATGGCAGGCCTATCACCTATCTTCTACAGCATCAGCCAGCCTTGGTTCCCTGCGATATCGTACCATGGCGCTTGGGACGCGAGGCATCAAAAGAGACTATTGGGGTGACTTAGGAGCATATTAGGCATCGGAAGTCTGTGCACCGAGCGAGAAGCTTTCCACGCAGATGCTACTAAAGTCTGTTGTGACCGCAGAGCGCTAtggcgagacgagacgacAAGGGGAAAATCGACAAGCTGATGAGGTGCAACGGGCAATGAGCAACACAGAGCATGTTAAGCGCAGGGTCTGGAGAAGAATGGCACAACCGAAGCCAACTCGGTTAACCCAAGTGCTTTCTCGATTTGCCATCATCCGAGATGCAAAGGAAAAGGCCACGCTTGTCACCCAGAGAGCAGACCGGCCTTACCCCTCCAAGCCGCGGTCACACCCATCGAAATAGCCGCGCTTGTGGGTATAAAGGTGTTTGCAACAGACGAGGTGCGCGATGCCTGACAATCGCAGCGATGGCTTCTAAACTTTGTGTAGCTAATCAACGGTCCAGGTAAATCATCATATCATGGCATAATTCGAGATAGACGGCAGTGGCACACGTAGCCTGTATGCACCGTCAGGGAGCAGGCTTTGGTGGATCCTCTTTGTTTGCCATGAGCATGATGCTGTCGCACCTGTGTTGCCATGATCAGCGGGCTGTGGTTGACAggcggctgctggctgGCCTCGAACTCACGCTTAGCGTGCAATAGGGTTCGGAGGAGGTCAAGCCGTAAGCTTGCGTCTGAGAGCGGCGGCAAGAAAATAGACAGCCGATTCTTTTTCTGGACGTGTCGGAGTGCAAAGTTACTGCAAATAGTGCAGTAGCACGCCTCGCCTAAGGTGCACACTCGATTCACGTCATGTcttgcattcacgattcgtatGAACGCTGATGGCGATTGGCGATTGGCAATTGGCAATTGGCAATTGGATTTTCGAGGTGGGTGCATAGATCAACCTTAATTGGTGTTGAGTTGATGCCGGACAGATGGTTCTTCTTGATTTCATTGGCTGGCCGTGCTTGCGTTGAGCTGTGATCTGGTCCGATTGTGAGCAAGAAGccgtcgatgacgagacTGATAACCGGCTCACCATCCTCCGTTCACACTCTACGCTTCGGCTTGCGTCTCCGCCGCTTCGCTCTATTGCCGCCGCTCAACCGCAGGTATGGACGGAACTTGATGCATAAAACGTCATTAACGATTCGGTTTGACGCTAACGTGCCCTCCATCTCCGCCATGAAGAACAACGTTTCGGAGGTGCACCGTCCGAGCCGGATGGGTTTCACAAACACTCTCGATCCACGTTGCTTAGGGTCACATCTGGACGATAGCAACCTGTTGTCTTTCTGAGCACGTCAGAGCACGATGGTCACGCCACCGAAGGCGGTACAGCTGGTAAAGATCGTTTAGCTCCATCGGACCAGGTTCTTGTTGAAACATCAGGGTGGGGGGAGGACACCATCAAACACACGCGTCCaaatcgtcaatcgtgaatgtgtctgtgactgtgactgaaAACAGATGCATCGCCTAGGAAGCAGCTCGCGTGACACAGTGAGCGCATATCGCGTTATGAAAGATCAGCCTCTGCTCAACTGAAGCGTGCCACCGAGGCTTGCTTGTCTGAGAAATCCAGTAGCGCCGATTtgtaattcacgattcaagattcaaTTGGCGGCGTGTGATGGCCGGATTTTCCGTTTGTTTCGGGCAAgctgaatcacgaatctgttTCGAGCGAGGCTTGAGGAGGCTTGAGGAGGCTTGAGGAGGCTTGACCCGGGTTGATCGCAGTGCTGTACTCGATTAACGGATTGATTTTGACGGAACGTCATCGATCTGTTGAACAGCATCGAACTGCAAATTGGCTCAACATTCAAGTGGCTGGCGTTGTCAACGTACGTGACACAagcaaatcgtgaatgcgacCAGTTGTTGCATCATACCGTCACGAGGTGCTATCAAGCAACCAGGTGCCGCGGCGTGGCGCGGTTTATCGCCGGCTCCACTCGTCCTGCCGTGAATCGCTAGGCTTTTTGTTCCCGGTACCCTTTCCTTGGTCAGCCGACATGAATGacagcaatcgtgaatgcttcTCCGACTCGGGCGGGGCTGTTTCAGCGCGTCCCATTCACATTCCCCGCATGGCAACGTCACTCCACGCCGCTAGCCACCAACGACCAATGCGCCATTGCAGCACTCAGTAGCTAGCGAGAAAACGCGAGTCGCAAATGACAGAGAAGCGGCACTGATCTTGCCAGGACCGATGCTGTACCGATCACCCGATAACAGCGACGGCAACTGTGAGGCCTGACCGCGGTCGGCCATCTTCCGCcggacgagctcgacgagaccgaggcTTTCGAGCCGAGCCTCGCGTTTCAATAGGGTCTGCGCTGATTGCGCGTAGCTCTTCGTGGCGAGGGCTGGTGTGCATGCGCAAGTCTCATGCAAAACCACGTTTGGCCGAATTACGACTAGCAAGGTTTGGAAGGTGGCCAAACGGCGATTTCAACGAGCGCACACTCACTGATAGCCATGTTGAGTAGGGAGGGAGATAACTACTTAAAAAGCGCGCCAAAATATGCGTAGCTGGCGCTAAGCGAGGTCTGGCCTTTTTCAGGCTTGGCTTTTTCTTGCAGCGGAAGCCAAGTGACGaacgagtgtgagtgtcgGTTTGGGTTGTGGATCACAGCACACACCTCACACTAGCCTGGTCGACGCACATATCGCAAGCCCACGCACGCTCTTCGCAAATACGGCTAGCTCATCGAAGGCAAAGCTACCATCGAGACCTTGGATGGCTCCAATTGCCCTGAGATAAGCTCGACACAGCCACGGCGTCTCGAGTCGAATTCACACATGTGAAGACACACATGTGATAGAGAGAGTCGATGCATTCGATCGCGAACAGCTATGGCACcaatccacgatccacgatccacgatccacgatcatGGATCATGGATCATGGATCTGTGCCGCAGCTTCGCAAGCAAAGATCAAGTCAAggctgcagcagagcgTCTCCGTATTCCGACTCTCGTACTTGCTTGGACGACCACTCTTGATCGTTTGCTGCGCAGCTGAAACGGACACGCCTCTTGCCGAGAAAATGCTTTCGCGTAATCTATGTCATCCACCGGGCGACTCTTTCGTCATGGTTCCGACCGTCTCGATTGCGTGTGTTGCCGCTTATGTGAGATGCTGCTCCACCCTCGTGGCGAATGTACCGTGTGTTGCTTATTGAAACGGTACAGAGAAGCTGTCTCATCCAAGTATCGGCATACACTGTTCCGTCTCGCCAGGCTCGCTTTCTCGGTCGCCATCACACATCTCATGCACAGCGATGATCATCGCATGTCTGCTGTCTGCCTTCGTTGCATTGCCAGACCCATTTTCTCATCTGCAACGAGTTGGCTGTTTGGTCGCACAGACGAGGACTCGGCTCgacatcagcatcgacttGTAGAATTAATGAGGCGACATAGGAGCGATGCAGTTTTGCTACGTGTAAAACGACCTAGAGGTTGGACttgacagcagcgatgcactcaatctcgacgccgacgtcCTTGGGAAGACGCGCAACCTCGACGGCAGAACGCGCAGGTTTGTAGGGAGCGAAACGCTTTTCGTAGATAGCGTTGATCTTTTCAAAGTTGTTCATGTCCTTCATGAAGATGGTGCACTTGAGGATGTGCTGTTTCGAAACGGCATCACGGTCAGCAAACATGCAGTACGAACGACTTGGCCAAGAACAGACAGAAACGGGGCAACTCACAGATGGCTCGGAACCAGCAGCCTTGACGACGGCAAAGAGATTGTTCAGCGCCTGTTCGGTCTGCTCCTCGATACCACCCTCGACAAGCTTCATCTGCGGGGTGAAGGGGATGCAGCCCGAGACGTAGGCGACGCCATTGTGCACCACAGCCTGCGAGTAAGGTGCGACGGCACCAGGTGCCTCGGTAGTGTGGATGACCTTGTAAGCAGTCGACATGGCGGCTTTTGATGCTGAACTGGACAGAAGACGTGGTGCGACGGCGCAAGGCAAGACTCTTGGAGTCAGCGATAGTGCACGTTGAACGTGTAGCGCACAGACTGGGACTCGCGTGGCTCGCACAGCGCGGTTGAGCAGATGTGCTGGTACAGAAAGCattgtcgagcagcaacggaTGGTTTCTGACTTCCAAATGCGATCGACTGCTTGTCAGGGTGAACTCACAGATGAGCGATGAAGCGGAAAGGGATTGGCGTGATAGTActgacaatcacgaatcaagaatcgaatcaccaatcacgaatggcgaTAGCGCGTTGAACCTGACAAAGAGAAAACGTGTCGATTTGGAAGAAAACGGTGCACGGATCAAGTCTCTACTTGAAAACATATGCGCCGTGGAAAACGCGGCGACGCTCTCATGTCTCCGAACCGCGAGTTCATGCACACCACGCTTGTCGCCGTCTTGGATCTGAGCTGACAACTCCGCTCGCTTGTCTTGACTCTTGTCGGCCGCGTCGTCCGCATCAACCTGGGTTACGGCAGGACGTCGTGACGGGCGTGCCATGTCAGAGTAGGTCTCACGTTCTAGCTTGCATGCCACCTGTCGATTAGCAAAATGGTCTCGTGACGCCATCTTTTCTCGGATGAGCCGgtcttcacgcttgcgGTTCGGAAGCAACTCGTGCGGACGGTCATGCTCGAGCTAGACGAGACTAGGCTTAAACGGCTCGACCGGCTTTGTatgcgcttgctcgataGCTGGTAGACCAAGACGTATGTGGATGATTAACGCcgatattcacgattcacgttgGACGTTCCTGGGTCGGTCCAAGTGTGTTGatatattcgtgattgtcttCTACCTGACGCGGACCTACGCTTGAAAACATGATCGTCAGATCACAGCCAACCAAAACAgaccgtgaatcaccatCTACAGCCAACTagaatcgtggatgtggCTAGATGGCAACGTGAGAATCGTCGCATTCTGCCTGTCGCAGACCGACGACTGGATGGCCACCGGTGATAGCGCTCATCGGGACCTTGCGAAAGCCGATCAGGCTATAGTGTAGCTAGGCgaacaagcgtgaagccAATATCGTGAAAATCCGACCAACGACGTTTCGAATCGATCGGGCATCGAGAAAGAAATGGCGGATCTGACCAAACAtaagaatcacgaatcatgcAAGCACCAAGCCATGAGCGTGAAGCGTACAGGGtccagcagaagcaaaCTAAGTGAGCGTTGCGACTCACAAGTTTTGGCGCAGACGCGCGTCCTTGTAAGCAACCATGTATCGCTGCTATCGTCGGtgctttggcttgctcgtTGGACGCGATCGCCAAGCCAGCCATTGTGAATGCGCGAGTCGCGCACCACCTCGGCGACCGCCCTAGCGCGCGCGTCCAAACGTCGACGCGTACAGCGTTGCAGCGAACAAGTCGCACCTCGGCGTTCGACAACATGTTCGGTACCTttgaacagcagcagtaccACTCAAGATGCGTGCACACCATCCACGTCGTGTTCAGCTGCTCCTAGCGGATGCTCGCGACCGGCACGTCTCGAACGCTTCCTCTCATGGTGTCGAACCGAGGCAATATACATCCACCCCGCTTTGGACGTGCGCTATATGGGCGATGCCACCTCGTGGAACATCTCGATCCACGCTCGATCGCACATCGACTACGATAGCGTCGTCGTCACGATCCCAAAGACCGCAGTGCTCTCTCGCAAGACGTCAGCACTCTCGTCCGTCTTACAAGGCAAGTGGCTCAGCGATTCACACGAAACTGTCGGCCTCGAACTGGCACTCTGTCTGCTGTACGAGCGATGTCTTGGGGCAGCGTCGCGCTTCGAGCCTTTCCTCTCGATCCTTCCGCGCGTACGTATCCCCCTGCCTTTCCTCCAAGATGCCTCAGCACTctcgagcgcttgctcACCCTGGCGTTGGATCTCCGGCACGGAAACAGCCCGAATCAACCAGCGAGCATCGTATTGCTACCAGCTCTCCTCCTCCGAGCTTGGCTGGCCATACGACCACGATTACGGAATGTgcaaggccaaggcgctTGACTACTTCCACTCGTTCGGCATTCCGATCCTGGCTCGCAGCAAGCTGTTTGATGCGACACAGAGACAACATCTTGACGCATTGCAATCCGCATTCCTGACCGCCTACACGCACGTCTCTTCAAGAGACTTTATCGTGGATACGTACCATGGGGTGGGCATGGTCCCCGTCGCGGATCTGTTCAACCATGCCGAAGTGCATACAGTTCAGTTTGAATCGGATCAGGACGTGTGTGAGTTTTGCGGCGTCGCGTTTTTGACGGCGCATGACGACCACATGTGCCGGCTGGGCGAGAAGAGCCAGGTGGACCAACAAGAATCccaggacgacgacgacgagcaagaggacAATGCATCCTCGGATGACAGCAATGGAGCAAGCGACTTTCGAGAAGAAGCGAACAAGCAGACCAGAGAGCATGtagacgatgatgacgaccaaGGAGGGCTCGAGTTGAGTGAGCATATGGACACGCTCGATATGCGTACGTTGGTCTCTCACTCGGCTGGGTGCGAGATGTACAACACGTACGGCACGCTCACCAatgcgcttctgctgaCACGGTACGGGTTCTGC comes from Mycosarcoma maydis chromosome 1, whole genome shotgun sequence and encodes:
- a CDS encoding uncharacterized protein (related to pepsin precursor (aspartate protease)), whose translation is MQLKLSFVAGLIASSALAVAAPVEQERGIEVGISKRATLTKEGSSEIDWAKVDAHMNGLRAKYSKSFSNYEKNTGKVHPAKRDLPEHLAKRGTGTIGLTDQQNGELWTGTLAFGTPAQSFPIDFDTGSSDTLVNPGAYDPSQSSTSATNGDQFSTAYGDGTTAQGTIYTDVVHAAGLTASNAAIGVSNQEFISSSEGSQGISGMALPQLSAFGSNYPPYFYSLKQSGAVSSGKFQFDLRTSGSTLFLGGTNSAKYSGTPVYQSIDSSRGFWQVPASVNGQSIESIVDTGTTIIVAPTSQAKQLFSKLGLPTFTQDGSTYAYYNCNSPPTITFKYGSYSKSLSAATTSFGTTNNGQCVLSIAGGNVGVNGWVTGDSWLQNTVAIFDTDSNRVGFANKA
- a CDS encoding uncharacterized protein (related to HMF1 - Heat-shock induceable Inhibitor of cell Growth); this encodes MSTAYKVIHTTEAPGAVAPYSQAVVHNGVAYVSGCIPFTPQMKLVEGGIEEQTEQALNNLFAVVKAAGSEPSHILKCTIFMKDMNNFEKINAIYEKRFAPYKPARSAVEVARLPKDVGVEIECIAAVKSNL
- a CDS encoding uncharacterized protein (related to RKM3 - ribosomal lysine methyltransferase); protein product: MRESRTTSATALARASKRRRVQRCSEQVAPRRSTTCSVPLNSSSTTQDACTPSTSCSAAPSGCSRPARLERFLSWCRTEAIYIHPALDVRYMGDATSWNISIHARSHIDYDSVVVTIPKTAVLSRKTSALSSVLQGKWLSDSHETVGLELALCLLYERCLGAASRFEPFLSILPRVRIPLPFLQDASALSSACSPWRWISGTETARINQRASYCYQLSSSELGWPYDHDYGMCKAKALDYFHSFGIPILARSKLFDATQRQHLDALQSAFLTAYTHVSSRDFIVDTYHGVGMVPVADLFNHAEVHTVQFESDQDVCEFCGVAFLTAHDDHMCRLGEKSQVDQQESQDDDDEQEDNASSDDSNGASDFREEANKQTREHVDDDDDQGGLELSEHMDTLDMRTLVSHSAGCEMYNTYGTLTNALLLTRYGFCLDTETDVERFTLDVRFPSERQAYLEAFVAQRVPGLTSLRHVTSMFDEVVSRIAEQFSQPDQSTAIDALHHLESLLPPSTPDWIHSTFCPLHTLSTSTSNLNPDPDPDPDPDLVDRDHIHPLFLSSTGQASLPLFLLTLLILLPAPPRNHAFNLAHSHLHLDSVRVQTALHTLLTFASSRRKRLYISKLIEPALVTLQLEHAYLEKACIQHAYQEYVATSTAISILQDLTSSRENP